The Sphingobacteriales bacterium DNA window TCCGGATTGGCGAAAAATTTCAGAACACCCATCTTCAGACGAACTGGCTGATATTCAAGGTATTGCAGGAAAGATAGGTCAGATATGGGTGATGAGTGATGTGTGATGGGTTTTAAGTGATGAATGCAAAATTCCGGATTTAGGATTTCCGTGCTTACTGAAGACTGCCTGATTCCATATTCCGCATTCCGTGTTTTCCGTGCCAACTGAAGACTGCCAATTGCCTGCTTATTGACTGCCTTGTGCCTGATTTCAGTAAAAAAGTATCAAAAAATTCAGCAAATAGGCCGCTAAGTCTTCATTGTCAGTCGGCCAAACAAAACTTCATCTCATTAAAACACCAATCTTATCAATCTGCAATTGGCAGACAGGAGTCAACATGCAGCAGCCGCCATCATTTATAAGCAGCTATCCCCGTAATATCATGCCCTGTGATCAGGTAGTGAATATCATTGGTTCCTTCGTAGGTAAATACCGACTCCAGATTCATGATATGACGCATGATGGGATAGTCGCTGGTAATGCCCATGGCTCCGAGTATGGTACGTGCCTCACGGCAAACTTCCAATGCAATTCTGACATTATTTCTTTTTGCCATTGAAATATGCTGTGCGGTTGCTTTGCCCTCATTTTTCAGGACCCCTAAACGCCAGGCCAGCAACTGAGCCTTGGTAATTTCAGTCAGCATCTCTGCCAGTTTCTTCTGTGTGAGCTGAAAGCTGGCAATAGGTTTTCCAAACTGATGGCGTTCCAGAGAATATTTCAAAGCCACATCATAGCATTCGGCAGCAGCACCGATAACGCCCCAGGCTATTCCATAACGTGCTGAATTAAGGCACATTAAAGGCCCTTTTAATCCCTTCACATTCGGAAAAATGTTTTCTTTCGGAACTTTAACATTATCGAATACCAGCTCTCCTGTAACCGAAGCTCTCAATGACCATTTGTTGTGGGTTTCAGGTGCAGTAAAGCCTTCCATCCCTTTTTCGACTATCAGTCCTCTGACCACACCTTCTTCATCTTTTGCCCAAACCACAGCAATATCGGCAACTGTCGAATTGGTAATCCACATTTTTGCTCCGTTCAGCAATACATAATCCCCTTTATCTTCATAATGGGTTACCATGCTGCCGGGGTCTGAACCATGATTGGGTTCGGTCAGGCCAAAACAACCGAGAATTTCACCGGTAGCCAGCCTGGGCAAATACTTCCGCTTTTGCTCTTCCGAGCCAAAGGTAAAGATGGGATACATCACCAGAGAAGTTTGTACCGAAGCCGTTGAGCGTATGGCTGAGTCACCGCGTTCAAGTTCCTGCATGATAACTCCGTATGCAATGTGGTCGAGGCCGGCTCCTCCGTATTCTTCAGGAATAAAAGGGCCGAAAATACCCTGCTCTCCCATCTGTCTGACCAGATGCATGGGAGCTTCATGTTTCAGTGCACATTCTTCAATGATGGGCATTACTTCCCTGTTCACCCAGTCTCTGACTGAGCTGCGGATTATTTTATGTTCATCTGTTAAGAGTTCATCCACCAGAAAATAATCGGGATAATTAAATTTTCTTACTTCCATAATTCAAAATTTTATGCTTGAGAATGATTTTTATTTGTTCCAATTTATTTAAATTTCAAGGTTCAGGATTTTTTCAGCTCCCCTGCTGTTTTGAATGGCCGCTTTCATTTCCGGAATACCCACCACCTTGCTTTCTTTGGCAAAATGAAGCAAGGCAACCAATACCGCCAGTTTATCTCCATGCGACCTGAAATCGATGTATTTCACCTCTGCGCCAGTCGGAGGGGCTTCGAGGCTGGCATCAATCAGGAGTTTCCCCTGCTTCATATTCTTGATTTTCTTAAGGTTATGTTTTAATCCATCTGCAGAAGTGATAATGACCATATCCGGAATTGTTGTGCCGTGATACAAAATTTCTTCAGGTGAAATAATGATTTCGGCTGTTGAAAAGCCCACCCCTACTGTAACCGGATAACTGCCCTTCAGGGTAACCTGATAACCAGTCTCAATGGCCAGTTTGGCCAGTAAAGAAGCAGCCGACTGAACACCCTCTCCAGCCGATCCACTGATAATCAGGCGAACAGGCTCAGAAAGAGGGCCGGGTTCAATGGCACTTACGGTTTTAAGTTCATCCAGTAAGGAAGCGGCCTTTTCTCTGAAAACAGCAGCAAAAGGCGGCCTTTCGTTGCGCCACACCTGTTCAGTCTTTCCCGATGCCTCAACAACCTCCCTGAGTTTCCGTCCGGGATTGAATTTAACACCATAACCGGTACATACCTCAAAAACTTCGACAATGCTACATCCTTCAATTCTGAATGCTTCCTCCAGTTTTGCAGAATAGTCGCCAA harbors:
- a CDS encoding acyl-CoA dehydrogenase, which encodes MEVRKFNYPDYFLVDELLTDEHKIIRSSVRDWVNREVMPIIEECALKHEAPMHLVRQMGEQGIFGPFIPEEYGGAGLDHIAYGVIMQELERGDSAIRSTASVQTSLVMYPIFTFGSEEQKRKYLPRLATGEILGCFGLTEPNHGSDPGSMVTHYEDKGDYVLLNGAKMWITNSTVADIAVVWAKDEEGVVRGLIVEKGMEGFTAPETHNKWSLRASVTGELVFDNVKVPKENIFPNVKGLKGPLMCLNSARYGIAWGVIGAAAECYDVALKYSLERHQFGKPIASFQLTQKKLAEMLTEITKAQLLAWRLGVLKNEGKATAQHISMAKRNNVRIALEVCREARTILGAMGITSDYPIMRHIMNLESVFTYEGTNDIHYLITGHDITGIAAYK